The following coding sequences lie in one Microcoleus sp. bin38.metabat.b11b12b14.051 genomic window:
- a CDS encoding phycobiliprotein lyase translates to MLLTPPMTMMDFFRKSEGVWFTQRTVHNFDTAAADESGESNVMIDVLSIDDPRVLEVCQQQNVDPALVSGGCSFMWQDNLDDAIPNQNYAAILIDVPNPHNPKMGKFLRNRGYVEGIPVIGIYNFADDGVLTIETEYETNQGQERCWFINDHFRVRVMTVQMSNGVKQMAYCSERRCIAPSVLEELLEHNRLRASGAGAVSH, encoded by the coding sequence TCACTCAGCGAACAGTCCACAATTTTGATACTGCTGCTGCTGATGAGTCGGGAGAATCTAATGTCATGATTGATGTCTTGTCAATTGATGATCCCAGAGTTTTAGAGGTTTGTCAACAGCAAAATGTAGATCCTGCTTTAGTTAGTGGGGGATGCAGTTTCATGTGGCAAGATAATTTGGATGATGCCATCCCCAACCAAAATTATGCTGCAATTTTGATCGATGTGCCGAATCCCCATAACCCGAAGATGGGTAAGTTTCTCCGAAATCGCGGCTATGTTGAAGGGATTCCGGTGATTGGTATTTACAATTTTGCTGATGATGGGGTATTGACTATTGAAACGGAATATGAGACAAATCAAGGACAGGAACGCTGTTGGTTTATTAACGATCATTTTCGCGTGCGGGTGATGACTGTTCAAATGAGCAATGGGGTTAAACAAATGGCATACTGTTCTGAGCGTCGTTGTATTGCTCCATCTGTTTTAGAAGAGTTGTTGGAACACAATCGCTTGAGAGCTTCTGGGGCGGGTGCGGTGTCACATTAA
- a CDS encoding HEAT repeat domain-containing protein translates to MVNSNAQSQDNSILLAHAETDALLQQVTEQIDLDTFDASDAELLKRLVECLGDTRGMTRLRCAETLAEIGEDATPFLLDALGNHVNPVVRRAAGKTLTLIGDPTAVPNLIYALLNDEDTVVKGSSIGALARIGEPSVQPLLDILASTDVPESTIGHAAWALAFIGAGAKEYLYRAIASDSPVVRGAVVGAIAKVAQEEPKADLFEILVKSLTDVDVDVRCEAAAALGNLAYKPAIPNLIELLHHGDAESRRAAALSLMKVGDRIAIEPLQTALAKESEAAVQGVIKLAISQIK, encoded by the coding sequence ATGGTCAATTCTAACGCTCAATCTCAGGACAATTCAATTTTGTTGGCTCATGCAGAAACAGATGCTTTGCTTCAACAAGTTACTGAACAAATAGATTTAGATACTTTTGATGCTAGTGATGCTGAGCTTTTGAAGCGTCTGGTTGAATGTTTGGGAGATACGCGGGGGATGACTCGACTGCGTTGTGCGGAAACTCTGGCAGAAATTGGTGAAGATGCTACTCCTTTTTTGTTGGATGCTTTGGGAAATCATGTGAATCCGGTTGTGCGGCGTGCTGCTGGTAAAACTCTGACTTTGATTGGCGATCCGACTGCTGTTCCTAATTTAATTTATGCTTTGTTAAATGATGAGGATACGGTGGTTAAGGGTTCGTCAATTGGGGCGCTGGCGAGGATTGGGGAACCTTCTGTGCAGCCTTTGTTGGATATTTTAGCCTCTACTGATGTGCCGGAAAGTACGATCGGTCATGCGGCTTGGGCGTTGGCGTTTATTGGGGCGGGTGCGAAGGAGTATTTGTATCGGGCGATCGCCTCTGATTCGCCTGTGGTGCGCGGGGCTGTGGTTGGGGCGATCGCCAAAGTAGCGCAGGAAGAGCCCAAAGCGGACTTATTTGAGATTTTGGTGAAGTCTCTAACGGATGTTGATGTTGACGTGCGCTGCGAGGCGGCGGCTGCTTTAGGAAATCTGGCATATAAGCCTGCAATCCCCAACCTGATTGAGTTACTGCACCACGGCGATGCCGAAAGTCGCAGGGCGGCGGCGTTGTCTTTGATGAAGGTGGGCGATCGAATTGCGATCGAGCCGCTACAAACCGCATTAGCTAAAGAATCGGAAGCCGCAGTGCAAGGCGTAATTAAGTTAGCAATTTCTCAAATTAAATAA
- a CDS encoding DUF2656 domain-containing protein: MTESGTGRMLLSHNFDMPEGVFPQLSREDLTRVFAEGLSQYPQIKCRELNHPHWMVEVLFSNDFSPPQVGEFCAQALHDKRMSQGKADETFPDILILAGLKKTPPLSDNPEALQPGEWGVDVVETQSAESFLMAMGWDEKTSGKSIEDVFKVERRKG, translated from the coding sequence ATGACAGAATCAGGTACAGGGCGGATGTTACTTTCTCACAATTTTGATATGCCAGAGGGTGTCTTTCCGCAATTAAGTCGGGAAGATTTGACTCGGGTATTTGCTGAGGGTTTGAGTCAATATCCTCAGATTAAATGTCGTGAATTAAATCATCCGCACTGGATGGTAGAAGTTTTATTTTCTAATGATTTTTCTCCGCCTCAAGTCGGAGAGTTTTGCGCTCAAGCTTTGCACGATAAGCGGATGAGTCAGGGGAAAGCCGATGAGACTTTTCCCGATATTTTGATTTTAGCCGGCTTGAAAAAAACTCCGCCCTTGAGTGACAATCCTGAAGCTTTACAACCGGGAGAATGGGGAGTTGATGTGGTGGAAACTCAGTCTGCTGAGAGTTTCTTGATGGCGATGGGCTGGGATGAGAAAACATCCGGGAAAAGTATTGAGGATGTTTTCAAAGTTGAAAGGAGGAAGGGGTAA
- a CDS encoding AAA family ATPase translates to MKIKVKNLGALKQAEFTLGELTIICGGNNTGKTYATYALFGFLFTWRQILAIEINDDNIQQLLADGVIHLDLQEYVKQAEQIVSKACQVYTQQLPQIFAAPAKRFKKTEFQVNLDIKNIRLTGKFELTIGSANVELFSMTKREESRELVVTLLVEKEKAKIPNQILKHTIADALKDIIFAEIIPRPFIASAERTGAAIFRKELNFARNRLLEQMGQGNNKIHPMELLFKAYQDYALPIKTNVDFTRELETIVKKSSFIAENHPDILADFADIIGGQYTVTRNDELYYEPNGKRLKLSMDESSSAVRSLLDIGFYLKHEAQIGDLLMIDEPELNLHPENQRRVARLFARLVNLGIKVFITTHSDYIIKELNTLIMLNHDKPHLKRIAEEEGYREVELISSNKIKVYIAEETGKTKTNKCQTLTPADIDPEMGIEARSFDTTIETMNRIQESIVWSQD, encoded by the coding sequence ATGAAAATTAAAGTCAAAAATCTTGGTGCCCTAAAACAAGCTGAATTCACCCTGGGCGAGTTGACAATTATTTGTGGCGGCAACAATACCGGGAAGACCTACGCTACCTATGCACTGTTTGGCTTTTTGTTTACTTGGCGGCAGATTTTGGCGATCGAAATCAACGACGATAATATCCAGCAACTCCTTGCTGACGGTGTAATTCATCTCGATCTACAAGAATATGTCAAACAGGCTGAGCAAATTGTTTCTAAAGCTTGTCAAGTTTATACACAGCAATTACCTCAGATTTTCGCAGCGCCGGCTAAAAGATTTAAAAAAACAGAGTTTCAGGTAAATCTAGACATCAAAAATATTCGTTTAACAGGCAAGTTCGAGCTAACAATAGGATCTGCCAATGTCGAATTATTCTCTATGACCAAAAGAGAAGAAAGTAGAGAATTAGTTGTCACCTTGCTAGTTGAAAAAGAAAAGGCAAAAATTCCCAATCAAATACTTAAACACACCATTGCTGATGCACTGAAAGATATCATTTTTGCCGAAATTATTCCTCGTCCTTTTATCGCTAGTGCAGAACGAACTGGTGCAGCTATTTTTCGCAAAGAGTTGAATTTTGCCCGCAATAGATTGCTTGAACAAATGGGTCAAGGCAATAATAAGATCCATCCAATGGAGCTCTTATTTAAGGCTTATCAGGACTACGCTTTGCCAATCAAGACAAACGTTGACTTTACGAGGGAACTGGAAACCATTGTCAAGAAAAGCAGTTTTATTGCGGAAAACCATCCTGATATACTGGCAGATTTTGCTGATATAATCGGCGGTCAATACACCGTTACTCGTAATGATGAACTTTATTATGAGCCAAATGGTAAAAGGCTCAAGCTTTCTATGGATGAAAGTTCTAGTGCTGTACGTTCTCTATTAGACATCGGTTTTTACCTCAAACATGAGGCTCAAATTGGCGATTTATTGATGATAGATGAACCAGAATTGAATCTACATCCTGAAAACCAGCGCCGCGTCGCACGTCTATTTGCTCGCTTGGTAAATCTGGGTATTAAGGTTTTTATCACTACCCACAGTGATTACATTATTAAAGAACTGAATACATTGATTATGCTTAACCACGATAAACCTCATCTGAAGCGAATTGCAGAAGAAGAAGGTTATAGGGAAGTAGAACTAATTTCGTCTAACAAAATCAAGGTTTATATTGCGGAAGAGACAGGGAAGACAAAAACAAATAAATGTCAAACTCTTACACCAGCCGATATCGATCCAGAAATGGGTATTGAAGCCCGCAGTTTTGATACAACCATTGAAACGATGAACCGGATTCAGGAATCGATTGTCTGGAGTCAGGATTAA
- a CDS encoding HEAT repeat domain-containing protein, producing the protein MTTDALFEKLKHPNPHMRDRAMFEIADSRDENTIPQLVSILDDEDVVYRRAAVKALGAIGEDAIPAVVDAMLNSENVTVRGSAAKVLAQIAINYPELPFPEVGLQGLKKAIDDANPVVHIAAVMALGQMGSSAFEILVEALNTTDNVAVQVAIVSALASVGDPRCVEVLTRFANDEAVDSYVRESATSSLSRLDLVMNYKRAE; encoded by the coding sequence ATGACAACAGATGCTTTGTTTGAAAAACTAAAACACCCGAATCCTCATATGCGCGATCGGGCGATGTTTGAAATTGCCGATTCCCGCGATGAAAATACAATTCCCCAACTGGTGAGCATTTTAGATGACGAAGATGTCGTCTATCGTCGGGCGGCTGTGAAGGCTTTGGGTGCGATCGGCGAGGATGCCATACCAGCCGTAGTTGACGCAATGTTAAACAGTGAGAATGTGACTGTGCGAGGGAGTGCGGCGAAGGTATTGGCGCAAATTGCGATTAATTATCCAGAGTTGCCTTTCCCAGAAGTGGGTTTGCAGGGATTGAAAAAGGCGATCGATGATGCTAATCCTGTGGTGCATATCGCAGCCGTGATGGCCTTGGGCCAGATGGGCTCCTCTGCGTTTGAAATTTTGGTGGAAGCGCTGAATACAACCGATAATGTGGCCGTGCAGGTGGCGATCGTGAGTGCGCTGGCTTCTGTGGGAGATCCTCGTTGTGTAGAAGTTCTTACCAGATTTGCCAATGATGAAGCAGTTGATTCCTACGTGCGGGAATCGGCGACAAGTTCTTTATCGCGCTTGGATTTGGTGATGAATTACAAGCGTGCAGAATAG
- a CDS encoding HEAT repeat domain-containing protein — MDKRFFSFFNLTEDQAIAILDTPQDQIGEEDSRYIAASHLINFSTERSIAALMRAVQQTDPSLDNRIVRRKSVETLGRLQAVQALPVIRTCLSDDDCYTVENAVWAIGEIGTQDTDILEEVAQLLDKPGQTHRVIIHTLTKLDYQPAEARIRKFVNDLDPPIASAAIAAICRLTRDFSQMSKVVAMLQHKNVLGRRLSIQDLIDAHYYDAIPNIAKCPVSLVFRLRGIRMLAAAGIADKSLTFETIQPYLEQTLRDEPKDLDLVHSYEELPDLPFLIQQLYETDFGRCYLATKTILENYSEEAPAALFATFAEEANNDYGAHFHVVKLFGWLKHSPAYDLLLEALNNSQPQFQKSRAAAAIALGELGEQRAIPALQACLETKIWDLNYAVLMALEKLGDVSGYKTDATDRDWLVQAKIEAYNSAKS, encoded by the coding sequence ATGGATAAACGCTTTTTTAGTTTTTTTAATTTAACGGAAGACCAGGCGATCGCCATTTTAGATACGCCACAAGACCAAATCGGCGAAGAAGATTCCCGCTACATAGCCGCTTCCCATTTGATAAATTTTTCCACAGAGCGATCGATCGCAGCACTGATGCGAGCAGTACAGCAAACCGATCCATCCCTAGACAACCGCATTGTGCGCCGCAAATCGGTAGAAACCTTGGGAAGACTCCAAGCTGTCCAAGCATTGCCGGTGATTCGCACCTGTTTGAGCGATGATGACTGCTACACCGTAGAAAATGCCGTATGGGCGATCGGCGAAATAGGCACTCAAGACACCGATATCCTAGAAGAAGTTGCTCAATTGCTGGATAAACCGGGACAAACCCACCGAGTAATTATCCACACCCTGACTAAATTAGATTATCAGCCAGCAGAGGCAAGAATTCGCAAATTTGTTAACGATCTCGATCCACCAATTGCTAGCGCTGCGATCGCCGCAATTTGTCGCCTAACCCGAGACTTTTCTCAAATGAGCAAAGTTGTCGCCATGCTACAACACAAAAATGTCCTAGGGCGCAGATTATCAATTCAGGATTTGATTGACGCCCATTACTACGATGCCATACCCAATATTGCCAAATGTCCCGTATCATTAGTCTTTCGGCTGAGGGGAATTCGGATGTTAGCAGCAGCCGGAATCGCTGACAAATCCCTAACCTTTGAGACAATTCAACCCTATTTAGAACAAACCTTGCGGGACGAACCGAAAGATTTGGATTTAGTACACAGTTACGAAGAATTACCAGATTTACCGTTTCTGATTCAGCAATTATACGAAACGGATTTTGGACGTTGCTATTTAGCAACTAAAACAATTCTAGAAAATTACTCAGAGGAGGCACCAGCAGCCCTGTTTGCCACCTTCGCCGAAGAAGCGAACAATGACTACGGAGCGCATTTTCATGTAGTAAAATTGTTTGGTTGGCTCAAACACTCTCCCGCTTACGATTTGTTATTGGAAGCTTTGAACAACTCCCAACCCCAGTTTCAGAAATCCCGTGCAGCCGCGGCGATCGCCCTAGGGGAACTCGGAGAACAGCGTGCTATTCCAGCATTGCAAGCCTGTTTGGAAACAAAAATCTGGGATTTGAACTATGCTGTATTAATGGCACTCGAAAAACTTGGTGATGTCAGCGGTTATAAAACCGATGCGACCGATCGAGATTGGCTAGTACAAGCTAAAATAGAAGCTTATAATTCAGCAAAATCCTAA
- a CDS encoding bleomycin hydrolase has protein sequence MKSVLTTAIASADAAGRFPSTSDLESVQGSIQRSAARLEAAEKLGNNLDSVAKEAYDACIKKYPYLNEAGQANSTDTFKAKCHRDIKHYLRLVQYCLVVGGTGPLDEWGIAGQREVYRALSLPTAPYVEALSFARNRGCAPRDMSPQALTEYNALLDYAINSLS, from the coding sequence ATGAAATCAGTTCTCACCACCGCGATTGCTTCTGCTGATGCAGCAGGACGCTTCCCCAGCACCTCAGATTTAGAATCAGTACAAGGTTCTATCCAACGCTCTGCTGCTCGTTTAGAAGCCGCAGAAAAACTGGGCAACAACCTAGATTCAGTTGCTAAAGAAGCTTATGATGCTTGCATCAAAAAGTATCCTTACTTGAACGAAGCCGGTCAAGCTAACTCCACCGATACTTTCAAAGCAAAATGCCACCGCGACATCAAGCACTACCTGCGCTTGGTTCAATATTGCCTAGTAGTTGGCGGCACAGGCCCTCTTGATGAATGGGGTATTGCTGGTCAACGCGAAGTCTATCGCGCTTTGAGCTTGCCTACTGCTCCTTACGTTGAAGCTTTAAGCTTTGCTCGTAACCGCGGTTGCGCTCCTCGCGATATGTCTCCTCAAGCTTTGACTGAGTACAATGCTCTTCTTGACTACGCCATCAACTCCCTATCCTAA
- the cpeB gene encoding C-phycoerythrin subunit beta, producing MLDAFSRSVVSADASTSTVGDIAALRAFVASGNRRLDAVNAIASNASCMVSDAVAGMICENQGLIQAGGNCYPNRRMAACLRDAEIILRYVTYALLAGDASVLDDRCLNGLKETYAALGVPTTSTVRAVQIMKAQAAAHIQDNPSEKFAGAKLRKMGTIVVEDRCASLVAESSSYFDRIISALS from the coding sequence ATGCTTGACGCTTTTTCAAGATCTGTAGTTTCAGCCGATGCCAGCACCTCCACCGTCGGTGATATTGCTGCCCTCAGAGCTTTCGTTGCCAGCGGCAACCGACGCTTGGATGCTGTAAACGCGATCGCCAGCAACGCTAGCTGCATGGTTTCTGACGCTGTTGCCGGTATGATCTGCGAAAACCAAGGCTTGATCCAAGCCGGTGGTAACTGCTACCCTAACCGCCGCATGGCTGCTTGCTTGCGCGATGCAGAAATCATTTTGCGCTATGTCACCTACGCTCTTTTGGCTGGTGATGCTTCCGTTCTTGATGACCGTTGCTTGAATGGCTTGAAAGAAACCTACGCAGCTTTGGGCGTACCCACCACCTCCACCGTGCGTGCTGTTCAAATCATGAAGGCTCAAGCCGCTGCTCACATCCAAGACAACCCTAGCGAAAAATTTGCTGGTGCTAAGTTGCGGAAAATGGGAACAATCGTAGTTGAAGATCGTTGCGCTAGCTTGGTTGCTGAATCTTCCAGCTACTTCGATCGCATCATTTCTGCCCTGAGCTAG